From a single Streptomyces rubradiris genomic region:
- a CDS encoding UBP-type zinc finger domain-containing protein: protein MKQCTHAEALPHPEPAPLAATCPECLRDGTHPVQLRLCLSCGHVGCCDSSPGRHATEHYARTGHPVMRTFEPGEDWRWCFVDHVLV from the coding sequence ATGAAACAGTGCACGCACGCCGAAGCGCTGCCGCACCCGGAACCGGCGCCGCTCGCCGCGACCTGCCCGGAGTGCCTGCGGGACGGTACGCACCCGGTGCAGCTGCGGCTCTGCCTCAGCTGCGGGCACGTCGGCTGCTGCGACTCCTCGCCGGGACGGCACGCGACGGAGCATTACGCGCGGACGGGGCACCCGGTGATGCGGACCTTCGAGCCCGGCGAGGACTGGCGGTGGTGCTTCGTCGACCATGTGCTCGTCTGA
- a CDS encoding anti-sigma regulatory factor gives MSQIAGEPAANQDFVEVRLPAAGAYLSVLRTATAGLAARLDFTLDEIEDLRIAVDEACAILLQQAVPGSVLSCVFRLVDDSLEVTVSAPTTDGHAPSRDTFAWTVLSALAGKVSSAVDEDKTVSISLYKQRGVGPGPA, from the coding sequence GTGTCCCAGATCGCAGGCGAGCCCGCGGCGAACCAGGACTTCGTGGAAGTCCGGCTGCCGGCTGCGGGTGCCTACCTGTCGGTGCTGCGGACGGCCACGGCCGGTCTGGCGGCTCGCTTGGACTTCACCCTGGACGAGATCGAGGACCTGCGCATCGCCGTGGACGAGGCCTGCGCGATCCTGCTCCAGCAAGCCGTGCCCGGCTCGGTGCTCAGCTGTGTCTTCCGTCTTGTCGACGACTCGCTGGAAGTGACGGTGTCCGCGCCGACGACGGACGGCCACGCCCCCTCGCGGGACACCTTCGCCTGGACCGTGCTGTCGGCCCTCGCGGGCAAGGTCTCGTCCGCCGTGGACGAGGACAAGACGGTCTCGATCAGCCTCTACAAACAGCGTGGTGTCGGCCCCGGGCCGGCCTGA
- a CDS encoding RNA polymerase sigma factor SigF, giving the protein MRDEERGTRELPAGDGGASWSGDAETSGAKTRDGSRRMADGIDGIPEQARPHPDDGSARVDGDGAGQGTPPTAGDGAASTVRAGARARGRATGGTMSEHERYAEDDTPDTETAQAVQHGVQDRSGARAMFVELRSLPEGSPQYAELRNQLVRMHLPLVEHLARRFRNRGEPLDDLTQVATIGLIKSVDRFDPERGVEFSTYATPTVVGEIKRHFRDKGWAVRVPRRLQELRLSLTTATAELSQLHGRSPTVHELAEKLAISEEEVLEGLESANAYSTLSLDVPDTDDESPAVADTLGAEDEALEGVEYRESLKPLLEDLPPREKRILLLRFFGNMTQSQIAQEVGISQMHVSRLLARTLAQLREKLLVEE; this is encoded by the coding sequence GTGCGGGACGAAGAGCGCGGCACACGGGAGCTGCCGGCCGGGGACGGGGGCGCCTCCTGGTCGGGTGACGCCGAGACCTCCGGGGCGAAGACCCGGGACGGGTCCCGGCGCATGGCGGACGGCATCGACGGCATCCCCGAGCAGGCCAGGCCGCACCCGGACGACGGCTCCGCGCGGGTCGACGGCGACGGTGCCGGGCAGGGCACACCGCCGACGGCAGGCGACGGCGCCGCATCCACCGTCCGCGCGGGGGCCAGGGCTCGGGGAAGGGCTACGGGCGGGACGATGAGCGAGCACGAGCGATACGCCGAGGACGACACGCCGGACACGGAGACCGCGCAGGCAGTACAGCACGGCGTCCAGGACCGCAGCGGGGCGCGGGCGATGTTCGTCGAGCTGCGCTCGCTGCCCGAGGGCAGCCCGCAGTACGCGGAACTGCGCAACCAGCTCGTCCGCATGCACCTGCCGCTCGTGGAGCACCTGGCGCGCCGGTTCCGCAACCGCGGCGAGCCGCTGGACGACCTCACCCAGGTCGCCACGATCGGTCTGATCAAGTCCGTCGACCGGTTCGACCCCGAGCGCGGGGTGGAGTTCTCCACGTACGCCACCCCGACCGTCGTGGGCGAGATCAAGCGGCACTTCCGCGACAAGGGCTGGGCGGTCCGCGTGCCGCGCCGGCTCCAGGAACTGCGGCTCTCGCTGACCACCGCGACCGCCGAGCTGTCCCAGCTGCACGGCCGGTCGCCGACGGTCCACGAGCTGGCCGAGAAGCTGGCCATCTCGGAGGAGGAGGTCCTGGAGGGCCTGGAGTCGGCGAACGCGTACTCCACACTGTCCCTGGACGTCCCCGACACGGACGACGAGTCGCCGGCGGTCGCCGACACCCTGGGCGCCGAGGACGAGGCGCTGGAGGGCGTGGAGTACCGCGAGTCCCTCAAGCCGCTGCTGGAGGACCTGCCGCCGCGCGAGAAGCGGATCCTGCTGCTGCGCTTCTTCGGGAACATGACCCAGTCGCAGATCGCGCAGGAGGTCGGCATCTCCCAGATGCACGTCTCCCGGCTGCTGGCCCGCACTTTGGCCCAGCTGCGGGAGAAGCTCCTCGTGGAGGAGTGA
- a CDS encoding diacylglycerol/lipid kinase family protein has translation MRALLVVNPAATTTSARRRDVLIHALASEMKLEAVTTEYRGHARDLGRQAAESDDIDLVVALGGDGTVNEVVNGLLHAGPDPEHLPGLAVVPGGSTNVFARALGLPNDPVEATGALLDALREGTERIVGLGLTSGPPGTEDEAVPARWFTFNAGLGFDAGVVGRVEQQRERGKKSTHALYVRQVVRQFLGEPNRRNGTITLERPGADPVEDLVVAIVSNTSPWTYLGNRPMYTSPKASFDTGIDVLGLSRLSTAAVARYGTQLLTSSPERGPHGKHAVSLHDLDQFTLHSKVPLPLQMDGDHLGLRTSVTFTGVRRALRVIV, from the coding sequence ATGCGTGCACTTCTCGTGGTCAATCCGGCGGCTACCACCACAAGCGCACGCAGACGTGATGTGCTCATCCACGCGCTGGCGAGCGAGATGAAGCTGGAGGCGGTCACCACCGAGTACCGCGGCCACGCCCGCGACCTCGGCCGGCAGGCGGCGGAGAGCGACGACATCGACCTGGTGGTGGCGCTCGGCGGCGACGGCACGGTCAACGAGGTCGTCAACGGCCTCCTGCACGCCGGCCCGGACCCGGAGCACCTGCCCGGTCTGGCCGTCGTCCCCGGCGGTTCCACGAACGTCTTCGCCCGGGCGCTGGGCCTGCCCAACGATCCCGTCGAGGCCACCGGCGCACTGCTGGACGCGCTGCGCGAGGGCACCGAGCGGATCGTCGGCCTCGGGCTGACGTCGGGCCCGCCGGGCACCGAGGACGAGGCGGTGCCGGCCCGCTGGTTCACCTTCAACGCCGGGCTCGGTTTCGACGCGGGTGTGGTGGGCCGGGTCGAGCAGCAGCGCGAGCGCGGGAAGAAGTCGACCCACGCGCTCTACGTCCGGCAGGTCGTCCGGCAGTTCCTGGGCGAGCCGAACCGGCGCAACGGCACGATCACGCTGGAGCGGCCCGGCGCGGACCCCGTCGAGGATCTCGTCGTCGCCATAGTCTCGAACACGTCCCCGTGGACGTACCTCGGCAACCGCCCCATGTACACCTCACCCAAGGCGTCGTTCGACACCGGCATCGACGTGCTGGGTCTCAGCCGTCTCTCGACGGCCGCGGTTGCCCGGTATGGCACCCAGTTGCTCACTTCGTCCCCCGAGCGCGGGCCGCACGGGAAGCACGCGGTCTCCCTGCATGATCTGGATCAGTTCACCTTGCATTCGAAGGTGCCGCTGCCTCTCCAGATGGACGGTGACCACCTCGGGCTGCGTACGAGCGTGACGTTCACAGGCGTACGCCGTGCACTGCGTGTGATTGTGTGA
- a CDS encoding WhiB family transcriptional regulator produces MDWRHNAVCREEDPELFFPIGNTGPALLQIEEAKAVCRRCPVIEQCLQWALESGQDSGVWGGLSEDERRAMKRRAARNRARQASA; encoded by the coding sequence ATGGACTGGCGTCACAACGCCGTTTGCCGCGAGGAAGACCCCGAGCTCTTCTTCCCCATCGGCAACACCGGTCCTGCGCTGCTGCAGATCGAGGAAGCCAAGGCCGTCTGCCGTCGCTGCCCGGTGATCGAGCAGTGTCTGCAGTGGGCGCTCGAGTCCGGTCAGGACTCCGGCGTCTGGGGTGGTCTCAGCGAGGACGAGCGCCGCGCCATGAAGCGCCGCGCCGCCCGCAACCGGGCCCGTCAGGCCTCCGCCTGA
- a CDS encoding sensor histidine kinase — translation MPSMNELVRQHTALDDSDLEWLHLLVSEWQLLSDLSFADLVLWVPTRDGTRYVSVAQMRPNTGPTSYQDDMVGHLVPRGRRPMLDVALDEGRIVREGDPEWREEVPVRVESIPVRREGRVLGVIARNTNLLTVRTPSRLELTYLQSASDLAQMIAAGSFPFPGQQVDMDASPRVGDGLIRLDADGIVQYASPNALSAYHRLGLAADLVGHHLGQTTAELAPTRGPVDEALAKVASGWAPREFEIEANDGVIQFRAIPLKPKGTRIGSLVLLRDVTELRRRERELITKDATIREIHHRVKNNLQTVAALLRLQARRIESERGREALEEAVRRVGSIAIVHETLSQNLDERVEFDDIADRVLAMVAEISPGKVTGRRTGRFGILDAEVATPLSMVLTEILQNALEHGFREGDTGTVEVSAVRGGTTKEARLLVTVQDDGVGLPEGFDPHRSGNLGLQIVRTLVEGELGGSFDMVPASGRGTRVILDIPVRAQK, via the coding sequence GTGCCCTCCATGAACGAACTCGTACGCCAGCACACCGCCCTGGACGACTCCGACCTCGAGTGGCTCCACCTGCTGGTCTCGGAGTGGCAGCTGCTCTCCGACCTCTCCTTCGCCGACCTGGTGCTCTGGGTGCCCACCCGGGACGGCACCCGGTACGTCTCGGTCGCCCAGATGCGGCCCAACACCGGCCCGACCTCCTACCAGGACGACATGGTCGGCCACCTGGTCCCGCGCGGCCGGCGGCCGATGCTGGACGTGGCGCTGGACGAGGGCCGGATCGTGCGCGAGGGCGACCCGGAGTGGCGTGAAGAGGTCCCCGTACGGGTCGAGTCCATCCCGGTACGGCGTGAGGGCCGCGTCCTCGGCGTGATCGCCCGGAACACCAATCTGCTCACCGTGCGCACCCCGAGCCGCCTGGAGCTGACCTACCTCCAGAGCGCCTCCGACCTCGCGCAGATGATCGCCGCGGGCTCCTTCCCGTTCCCCGGCCAGCAGGTCGACATGGACGCCTCCCCGCGCGTCGGCGACGGTCTGATCCGGCTGGACGCGGACGGCATCGTCCAGTACGCCTCCCCGAACGCCCTCTCCGCCTACCACCGGCTCGGCCTCGCCGCCGACCTGGTCGGTCACCACCTCGGACAGACCACCGCCGAACTCGCCCCCACCCGGGGTCCGGTGGACGAGGCGCTGGCCAAGGTGGCCAGCGGCTGGGCGCCGCGCGAGTTCGAGATCGAGGCGAACGACGGTGTCATCCAGTTCCGGGCCATCCCGCTCAAGCCCAAGGGCACCCGCATCGGTTCGCTGGTGCTGCTCCGCGACGTGACCGAACTGCGTCGGCGCGAGCGGGAGTTGATCACCAAGGACGCCACCATCCGGGAGATCCACCACCGGGTGAAGAACAACCTCCAGACGGTCGCCGCCCTGCTCCGGCTCCAGGCCCGGCGCATCGAGTCCGAGCGCGGCCGGGAGGCGCTGGAGGAGGCGGTCCGCCGGGTCGGTTCCATCGCGATCGTGCACGAGACGCTGTCGCAGAACCTGGACGAGCGGGTCGAGTTCGACGACATCGCGGACCGGGTGCTGGCCATGGTCGCCGAGATCTCGCCGGGCAAGGTCACCGGCCGGCGCACCGGACGGTTCGGCATACTCGACGCCGAAGTGGCCACCCCGCTGTCCATGGTCCTCACCGAGATCCTGCAGAACGCCCTGGAGCACGGCTTCCGAGAAGGCGACACCGGCACGGTCGAGGTCTCCGCGGTGCGCGGCGGCACCACCAAGGAGGCCCGGCTGCTGGTCACGGTCCAGGACGACGGCGTCGGCCTGCCCGAGGGCTTCGACCCGCACCGCTCGGGCAACCTCGGTCTGCAGATCGTACGGACGCTGGTGGAGGGGGAGCTGGGCGGATCCTTCGACATGGTGCCGGCGTCCGGGCGCGGAACCCGGGTGATCCTCGACATCCCGGTGCGGGCCCAGAAGTAG
- a CDS encoding TetR/AcrR family transcriptional regulator — protein MATGQDTQAKSGGAGRTRGRPRSFDRATALEKALLAFWQHGYEATSVSDLTRVMGIGAPSLYAAFGDKQSLFDEVVRVYSGTHGAFGARALDEEPTAREGVARMLREAAAEYTDPSHPQGCMIIHAAINCTNPEVEALLRDRRNANIAAIESRIRADVAAGLLPAGTDAAALARHTGAVIQGMSQQARDGARREELEALAEIAMAIWPHD, from the coding sequence ATGGCCACCGGGCAGGACACACAGGCGAAGAGCGGCGGGGCGGGCCGGACGCGGGGCAGGCCGCGCTCCTTCGACCGCGCCACGGCACTGGAGAAGGCGCTCCTGGCCTTCTGGCAGCACGGGTACGAGGCCACCTCGGTCTCCGACCTCACCCGCGTCATGGGCATCGGCGCTCCCAGCCTGTACGCGGCCTTCGGCGACAAGCAGTCCCTCTTCGACGAGGTCGTCCGCGTCTACAGCGGCACCCACGGCGCCTTCGGCGCGCGCGCCCTCGACGAGGAACCCACGGCCCGCGAGGGCGTCGCCCGCATGCTCCGCGAGGCCGCCGCCGAGTACACCGACCCGTCCCATCCGCAGGGCTGCATGATCATCCACGCCGCCATCAACTGCACCAACCCGGAGGTCGAGGCGTTGCTGCGGGACCGGCGCAACGCCAACATCGCCGCCATCGAGTCCCGGATCCGGGCGGACGTCGCGGCCGGGCTGCTGCCCGCCGGCACCGACGCCGCGGCCCTCGCCCGGCACACCGGCGCCGTGATCCAGGGCATGTCCCAGCAGGCCCGCGACGGCGCACGCCGGGAGGAACTGGAAGCACTCGCGGAAATTGCCATGGCCATCTGGCCCCACGACTGA
- a CDS encoding SDR family oxidoreductase, translated as MGALTGKTALVTGASRGIGRGIAERLGRDGARVAVHYGTNEEAAEATVAAIESAGGSAFAIGVELGTPGDAERLWAQFDRHADGVDILVNNAGIGTARPFEEIEKEEYDRLFAVNAKAPFFVTRLGVDRLRDGGRVVNISSGLARSAVMPDLLAYSMTKAALDVLTRDLSKLLGPRGITVNSVAPGIIDTDNTAELLNGTEDGRARAAALSALGRVGTPADVADAVAFLASDDGRWVTGHWLDATGGSLS; from the coding sequence ATGGGCGCGCTGACAGGAAAGACGGCGCTGGTGACGGGTGCGAGCCGGGGCATCGGGCGGGGCATCGCCGAGCGGCTGGGACGCGACGGCGCCCGCGTGGCGGTGCACTACGGCACCAATGAGGAGGCGGCCGAGGCGACGGTGGCCGCGATCGAGTCGGCGGGCGGCTCCGCGTTCGCGATCGGGGTGGAGCTGGGCACGCCCGGGGACGCCGAGCGGCTGTGGGCGCAGTTCGACCGGCACGCGGACGGGGTGGACATCCTGGTGAACAACGCGGGCATCGGCACCGCGCGCCCCTTCGAGGAGATCGAGAAGGAGGAGTACGACCGGCTGTTCGCGGTGAACGCCAAGGCCCCCTTCTTCGTGACCCGGCTCGGCGTGGACCGGCTGCGCGACGGCGGGCGGGTGGTGAACATATCGTCCGGGCTGGCGCGGAGCGCGGTGATGCCCGACCTCCTGGCCTACTCCATGACCAAGGCGGCGCTGGACGTCCTCACCCGGGACCTGTCCAAGCTGCTCGGCCCCCGCGGGATCACGGTGAACTCGGTGGCCCCCGGCATCATCGACACCGACAACACCGCGGAACTCCTGAACGGCACGGAGGACGGCCGGGCCCGGGCCGCCGCGCTCTCGGCGCTGGGGCGGGTGGGAACGCCGGCCGATGTCGCCGACGCAGTGGCCTTCCTGGCATCGGACGACGGCCGGTGGGTGACCGGTCACTGGCTGGACGCGACGGGAGGTTCCCTCAGCTGA
- the nagB gene encoding glucosamine-6-phosphate deaminase codes for MEVVIVPDAAAGGELIAEAMAQLLRRKPDALLGVATGSTPLPVYQALTAKVRSGAVDASRARIAQLDEYVGLPADHPESYRSVLRREVLEPLGIGMDAFMGPDGTAQDVQAACEAYDRALTEAGGVDLQLLGIGTDGHIGFNEPCSSLASRTRIKTLTEQTRIDNARFFDGDIEQVPHHVITQGIGTILEARHLVLLATGEGKADAVAATVEGPVAAVCPASALQLHPHATVVVDEAAASKLKLADYFRHTYANKPEWQGL; via the coding sequence GTGGAAGTTGTCATCGTTCCGGACGCCGCGGCGGGCGGCGAGCTCATCGCCGAGGCCATGGCCCAGCTGCTGCGACGCAAGCCCGACGCCCTGCTCGGCGTGGCCACCGGCTCCACCCCGCTGCCCGTCTACCAGGCCCTGACCGCCAAGGTGCGCTCCGGCGCCGTGGACGCCTCCCGGGCGAGGATCGCGCAGCTCGACGAGTATGTGGGGCTGCCCGCGGACCATCCCGAGTCCTACCGCTCGGTGCTGCGCCGGGAGGTGCTGGAGCCGCTGGGCATAGGGATGGACGCGTTCATGGGTCCGGACGGCACGGCGCAGGACGTCCAGGCGGCGTGCGAGGCGTACGACCGGGCGCTCACCGAGGCCGGCGGGGTGGACCTCCAGCTGCTCGGCATCGGGACCGACGGACACATCGGATTCAACGAGCCGTGCTCCTCGCTCGCCTCGCGCACCCGGATCAAGACGCTGACCGAGCAGACCCGGATCGACAACGCCCGTTTCTTCGACGGCGACATCGAGCAGGTCCCGCACCACGTCATCACCCAGGGCATCGGGACGATCCTGGAGGCCCGGCACCTGGTGCTGCTGGCGACGGGCGAGGGCAAGGCGGACGCGGTCGCCGCGACGGTCGAGGGCCCGGTGGCCGCGGTCTGCCCCGCCTCCGCGCTCCAGCTCCACCCCCACGCCACGGTGGTGGTCGACGAGGCCGCCGCGTCCAAGCTGAAGCTGGCCGACTACTTCCGCCACACCTACGCCAACAAGCCGGAGTGGCAGGGCCTTTAG
- a CDS encoding GntR family transcriptional regulator, with translation MSTDVSSAENEAGTTRTARVPKYYRLKKHLLDMTETQAPGTPVPPERTLAAEFDTSRTTVRQALQELVVEGRLERIQGKGTFVAKPKVSQALQLTSYTEDMRAQGLEPTSQLLDIGYITADDRLAELLDITAGGRVLRIERLRMANGEPMAIETTHLSAKRFPALRRSLVKYTSLYTALAEVYDVHLAEAEETIETSLATPREAALLGTDVGLPMLMLSRHSLDREGKPVEWVRSVYRGDRYKFVARLKRPAE, from the coding sequence ATGAGCACCGACGTCAGCAGTGCGGAGAACGAGGCAGGCACCACCCGTACCGCGCGCGTGCCCAAGTACTACCGCTTGAAGAAGCACCTGCTCGACATGACGGAGACGCAGGCGCCGGGTACGCCGGTCCCGCCCGAGCGCACGCTGGCCGCCGAGTTCGACACGTCCCGTACCACGGTGCGCCAGGCCCTGCAGGAACTGGTCGTGGAGGGCCGGCTCGAACGCATCCAGGGCAAGGGCACCTTCGTGGCCAAGCCCAAGGTCTCCCAGGCGCTCCAGCTCACCTCCTACACCGAGGACATGCGGGCCCAGGGCCTGGAGCCGACCTCGCAGCTGCTGGACATCGGGTACATCACCGCCGACGACCGGCTCGCCGAGCTGCTCGACATCACCGCCGGCGGCCGGGTGCTGCGCATCGAGCGGCTGCGCATGGCCAACGGCGAGCCGATGGCGATCGAGACCACCCATCTGTCGGCCAAGCGCTTCCCCGCCCTGCGGCGCTCCCTGGTGAAGTACACCTCGCTGTACACCGCGCTCGCCGAGGTCTACGACGTCCACCTCGCCGAGGCCGAGGAGACCATCGAGACCTCCCTGGCCACACCCCGCGAGGCCGCCCTGCTCGGCACCGACGTGGGTCTGCCGATGCTGATGCTCTCCCGCCACTCGCTGGACCGCGAGGGCAAGCCGGTGGAGTGGGTGCGCTCGGTCTACCGCGGGGACCGCTACAAGTTCGTCGCCCGGCTGAAGCGCCCGGCGGAGTAA
- a CDS encoding DUF3311 domain-containing protein, whose product MSGTPEVRPPVVTPVRVIIALCLVAPFVAMLWVGSYAKVDPTLIGIPFFYWYQMLWVLISAGLTMLAYKLWQRDQRARKEASGGAAK is encoded by the coding sequence ATGTCCGGAACGCCTGAAGTGAGACCACCGGTGGTGACACCGGTCAGGGTGATCATCGCCTTGTGTCTCGTAGCGCCCTTCGTGGCGATGCTGTGGGTCGGCTCGTACGCCAAGGTCGACCCCACGCTCATCGGAATCCCGTTCTTCTACTGGTACCAGATGCTCTGGGTACTGATCTCCGCCGGGCTCACCATGCTGGCGTACAAACTCTGGCAGCGTGACCAGCGCGCCCGCAAGGAAGCCAGCGGGGGTGCGGCGAAGTGA
- the mctP gene encoding monocarboxylate uptake permease MctP, with the protein MKDGVNGVALGVFIFFFLVVTVLGFLAARWRRAENEHSLDEWGLGGRSFGTWITWFLLGGDLYTAYTFVAVPAAIYAAGASGFFAVPYTILVYPLIFTFLPRLWSVSHRHGYVTTSDFVRGRFGSKGLSLAVAVTGILATMPYIALQLVGIQAVLDVMGVGGGENTNWFIKDLPLLIAFGVLAAYTYSSGLRAPALIAFVKDTLIYIVIAVAIIYIPIKLGGFDDVFAKAGQAFDQVNPATGKPRGALAPPEAGQWTYATLALGSALALFMYPHSITATLSSRSREVIRRNTTILPLYSLMLGLLALLGFMAIAAGVKVSNGQLAIPQLFEDMFPDWFTGVAFAAIGIGALVPAAIMSIAAANLFTRNIYKDFIKPNATAAEETKVSKLVSLLVKVGALVFVLTMDKTVAINFQLLGGIWILQTFPALVGGLFTGWFHRWALLAGWAVGMVYGTAAAYGVASPTQKHFGGSSKEIPGIGEIGYIGLTAFVLNVLVTVVLTVVLKAVKAPAGIDETKPEDYTADSGDPDVQVELPPATAGSAH; encoded by the coding sequence GTGAAGGACGGCGTCAACGGCGTCGCGCTCGGCGTCTTCATCTTCTTCTTCCTGGTCGTCACGGTCCTCGGCTTCCTGGCCGCACGCTGGCGCAGGGCCGAGAACGAGCACTCCCTGGACGAATGGGGCCTGGGCGGGCGGTCCTTCGGTACCTGGATCACATGGTTCCTGCTCGGCGGCGACCTGTACACGGCGTACACCTTCGTCGCCGTGCCGGCGGCGATCTACGCGGCGGGCGCCTCCGGCTTCTTCGCGGTGCCGTACACGATCCTGGTGTACCCGCTGATCTTCACCTTCCTGCCCCGTCTGTGGTCGGTCTCGCACCGCCACGGGTACGTCACCACTTCCGACTTCGTGCGCGGCCGGTTCGGTTCCAAGGGCCTGTCGCTGGCGGTGGCGGTGACCGGCATCCTGGCGACGATGCCGTACATCGCGCTCCAGCTGGTCGGCATCCAGGCGGTGCTGGACGTGATGGGCGTCGGCGGCGGCGAGAACACCAACTGGTTCATCAAGGACCTGCCGTTGCTCATCGCCTTCGGTGTGCTGGCGGCCTACACCTACTCCTCCGGCCTGCGCGCCCCCGCGCTGATCGCGTTCGTCAAGGACACGCTGATCTACATCGTGATCGCGGTGGCGATCATCTACATCCCGATCAAGCTGGGTGGCTTCGACGACGTCTTCGCCAAGGCGGGGCAGGCGTTCGACCAGGTCAACCCGGCCACCGGCAAGCCGCGCGGGGCGCTCGCGCCGCCGGAGGCGGGCCAGTGGACGTACGCCACGCTGGCGCTCGGCTCGGCACTCGCGCTGTTCATGTACCCCCACTCGATCACCGCGACCCTGTCGTCCCGCAGCCGTGAGGTGATCCGCCGCAACACCACGATCCTGCCGCTGTACTCCCTGATGCTGGGTCTGCTGGCGCTGCTGGGCTTCATGGCGATCGCGGCCGGGGTGAAGGTCTCCAACGGCCAGCTCGCCATCCCGCAGCTGTTCGAGGACATGTTCCCGGACTGGTTCACCGGCGTGGCGTTCGCGGCGATCGGCATCGGCGCCCTGGTCCCGGCCGCGATCATGTCCATCGCGGCGGCCAACCTCTTCACCCGCAACATCTACAAGGACTTCATCAAGCCGAACGCGACGGCCGCGGAGGAGACCAAGGTCTCCAAGCTGGTCTCCCTGCTGGTGAAGGTCGGCGCCCTGGTGTTCGTCCTCACCATGGACAAGACCGTCGCCATCAACTTCCAGCTGCTGGGCGGCATCTGGATCCTGCAGACCTTCCCGGCCCTGGTCGGCGGCCTGTTCACCGGCTGGTTCCACCGTTGGGCGCTGCTGGCCGGCTGGGCGGTCGGCATGGTCTACGGCACGGCCGCCGCCTACGGGGTGGCCTCGCCCACGCAGAAGCACTTCGGCGGCTCCTCGAAGGAGATCCCCGGCATCGGCGAGATCGGTTACATCGGCCTGACGGCGTTCGTGCTGAACGTCCTGGTCACCGTGGTCCTGACGGTCGTCCTGAAGGCCGTGAAGGCCCCCGCGGGCATCGACGAGACCAAGCCGGAGGACTACACGGCGGACTCCGGCGACCCCGATGTCCAGGTGGAGCTTCCGCCGGCCACCGCGGGCAGCGCGCACTGA
- a CDS encoding GNAT family N-acetyltransferase encodes MDIVIRPAAPPEYAVLGEITAQAYLGDGLLDFGESDAYLGELKDVAKRAAAAEVLVAVADDRPLGGVTFVPSGGPMADIARPGEAEIRMLAVDRAARGRGAGEALVRACIERARATEGCTAVVLSTQRTMRTAHRIYERLGFVRTPERDWNPVPELDGITLLTYELTL; translated from the coding sequence ATGGACATCGTCATCCGGCCCGCCGCCCCTCCCGAGTACGCCGTCCTCGGCGAGATCACCGCACAGGCCTACCTCGGAGACGGCCTCCTGGACTTCGGCGAGAGCGACGCGTACCTGGGCGAGCTGAAGGACGTGGCGAAACGCGCCGCCGCCGCCGAGGTCCTCGTCGCCGTCGCGGACGACCGGCCGCTCGGCGGCGTCACCTTCGTCCCGTCCGGTGGCCCCATGGCGGACATAGCCCGCCCCGGCGAGGCGGAGATCCGCATGCTCGCGGTGGACCGCGCGGCCCGCGGCCGGGGCGCCGGCGAGGCGCTCGTCCGGGCCTGTATCGAGCGCGCGAGGGCCACGGAGGGCTGCACGGCCGTCGTCCTGTCCACCCAGCGCACCATGCGCACCGCCCACCGCATCTATGAACGGCTGGGATTCGTCCGCACACCCGAACGGGACTGGAATCCCGTGCCGGAGCTGGACGGCATCACGCTGCTCACCTACGAGTTGACGCTCTGA